One Algibacter sp. L3A6 genomic region harbors:
- a CDS encoding glycosyltransferase: MNRKKICVVVNSLGSGGAERSSALLTKMLDNLGYNVHIVSVLKDVDYEYAGSLLNLGELKEQDNSIKGRLNRFFIFKNYLKENKFDFIIDNRVRQSIITEFFTRRILYKNKNIIYVIRSRKITKYFTKSMFWGKRIFRNAYAYVGVSEEIRDEISNSYKFKNVIKINNPVEIDDNNSSTEKGIDFTEDYILFYGRLSDEVKNVSLLIEAYKISQLPEKNIKLLILGDGKDKDMLKYKANSDNINFKPFTNNPFPYVKHARFCCLTSRYEGFPRVLIESLSVGTPVLSVECSGVSEIVVNEYNGLIVENYNKQALAGAMNKFVLNKDLYTTCKQNSRLSIEHLSLLKVGEEWSNLLNEKR; the protein is encoded by the coding sequence TTGAATAGAAAGAAAATTTGTGTTGTTGTAAACTCATTAGGAAGTGGAGGGGCTGAACGCTCTTCTGCGTTACTAACTAAAATGTTAGATAATTTAGGTTATAATGTACATATTGTTTCTGTTTTAAAAGATGTTGATTACGAATATGCCGGATCATTATTAAATCTTGGTGAATTAAAGGAACAAGATAATTCTATCAAAGGGAGGTTAAATCGGTTTTTTATTTTTAAAAATTATCTAAAAGAGAATAAATTCGATTTTATCATAGATAATAGGGTTAGACAGTCTATAATCACTGAGTTTTTTACCCGAAGAATTCTGTATAAAAATAAAAATATTATATACGTAATTCGGAGTAGAAAAATCACAAAATATTTTACTAAAAGTATGTTTTGGGGTAAGAGAATCTTTAGAAATGCTTATGCTTATGTTGGAGTTTCTGAAGAAATTAGAGATGAAATTAGTAACTCTTATAAGTTTAAAAATGTAATAAAAATTAATAACCCTGTAGAAATCGATGACAATAATTCTTCGACTGAAAAGGGAATAGATTTTACAGAAGATTATATTCTGTTTTATGGCAGATTAAGTGACGAAGTTAAAAATGTTTCTTTATTGATTGAAGCTTACAAAATATCTCAATTACCAGAGAAAAATATTAAGCTTTTAATCTTGGGGGACGGAAAAGATAAAGATATGCTTAAGTATAAAGCAAATAGTGACAATATAAATTTTAAGCCGTTTACTAATAATCCATTCCCGTATGTTAAACATGCTAGGTTTTGTTGTTTAACGAGTAGATATGAGGGTTTTCCGAGAGTATTAATAGAATCACTATCGGTAGGAACCCCAGTTTTATCTGTTGAATGTTCAGGAGTGTCTGAAATAGTTGTAAATGAATATAACGGGTTAATAGTTGAAAACTATAATAAACAAGCCTTGGCAGGAGCTATGAATAAATTTGTTTTAAATAAAGATTTATATACAACATGTAAACAAAACTCTAGGTTAAGCATAGAACATTTGAGTCTGTTAAAGGTAGGTGAAGAATGGAGTAATTTATTAAATGAAAAACGATGA
- a CDS encoding glycosyltransferase yields the protein MTKSKIKSVCILVDCLTGGGAEKAASLVSKSFHEANFHVSIIAMQGEIDYDFKGDLYDLSGIFHKIPFFKSLKKMFVLKKTWNKINADFYLDFRIKSNSFRELMFHFFIYDIKKTVLTIHSSRIHNYMPRHILFYKLYNRAKSVVVVSEGIYDATKRLFDFDNLEYIPNFYDSDIFLKSEESIQPLDGKYIIAVGRLKNEVKQFDKLILAYKDSLPAKKGIPLFILGRGKDKEVLEEIILKNNLSNIVKLLGFKNNPYPYIKSSQFLLLSSKLEGFGIVLIEALALGVPVISFDCKVGPSEIIQDKKNGILVKDQDFIALKTAIDNMYSDKELYAICKENSKSSVEKYSDKEVLKTWVKLLNSSSNK from the coding sequence ATGACCAAAAGTAAGATAAAGAGCGTATGCATTCTTGTAGATTGCTTAACAGGTGGAGGAGCAGAAAAAGCAGCTTCATTGGTGTCAAAATCTTTTCATGAAGCAAATTTTCATGTTTCTATTATTGCCATGCAAGGCGAGATAGATTATGATTTTAAAGGCGACCTTTACGATTTAAGTGGTATTTTTCATAAAATTCCCTTTTTTAAATCTCTAAAAAAAATGTTTGTTCTCAAAAAAACATGGAATAAAATTAATGCAGATTTCTATTTGGATTTCAGAATTAAAAGCAATTCTTTTAGAGAACTCATGTTTCATTTTTTTATCTATGATATAAAAAAAACAGTTCTAACAATTCATTCTTCTAGAATTCATAATTATATGCCTCGGCATATTTTATTTTATAAATTATACAATAGAGCTAAGTCGGTAGTTGTAGTTTCTGAGGGAATTTATGATGCTACAAAACGGTTGTTTGATTTTGATAATTTGGAGTATATACCAAATTTTTATGACTCTGATATTTTTCTTAAAAGTGAAGAAAGTATTCAGCCATTAGACGGTAAATATATTATTGCGGTTGGACGATTAAAAAATGAAGTAAAACAGTTCGATAAACTCATACTAGCCTATAAAGATTCATTGCCTGCAAAAAAAGGTATTCCTCTTTTTATTTTAGGTCGAGGTAAGGATAAAGAAGTGTTAGAGGAAATTATTTTAAAGAATAACTTAAGTAATATTGTTAAATTGTTAGGCTTTAAAAACAATCCTTATCCATATATTAAGTCGAGTCAATTTCTATTGTTGTCGAGTAAATTAGAGGGTTTTGGAATTGTTTTAATTGAAGCATTAGCTTTAGGTGTTCCTGTTATTTCTTTTGATTGTAAAGTAGGGCCTTCAGAAATTATTCAAGATAAAAAAAACGGAATTTTAGTTAAAGATCAAGACTTTATCGCACTTAAAACAGCAATTGATAATATGTATTCTGATAAAGAACTGTATGCGATTTGTAAAGAAAATAGCAAGTCTTCAGTAGAAAAATATTCAGATAAAGAGGTGCTCAAAACTTGGGTGAAATTATTAAACAGTTCTTCAAACAAATAA
- a CDS encoding glycosyltransferase family 2 protein, protein MLNNNSLVTVICSCYNHSDYIEKALNSVINQTYKNIQLIIIDDYSNDNSIEIIDRWILKNETGIFIKNVKNLGLTKSVNDAFKNVNGAFFIDLAGDDVLLPHCIETQISIYNAYSQDKIGIVYGNAKVTDTISNTSYIFYDKFLQSKKTTSPTDGFIYKEILNHSNTICSVSALINTALFKKLGGYDENLAYEDYDLWLRVARKYSILYVDKILVERIKLKTSLGNINYQIFSKKALQFKYSTYIIVKKTLKMNLTKEEDLASIQKIKIEVKQNWKVLNVLLIAKYYILLLKLKFRK, encoded by the coding sequence ATGTTAAACAATAATTCTTTAGTAACTGTAATCTGTTCTTGCTACAACCATAGTGATTATATTGAAAAAGCTTTAAATTCCGTTATAAATCAAACCTATAAAAACATTCAATTAATAATAATTGATGATTACAGCAATGATAACTCTATTGAAATAATTGATAGATGGATTTTAAAAAACGAAACAGGTATATTCATTAAAAACGTGAAAAATCTTGGCCTTACAAAATCTGTAAATGATGCTTTCAAAAATGTTAATGGCGCTTTTTTTATAGATTTAGCCGGAGACGACGTATTATTACCTCACTGCATAGAAACTCAAATATCGATATACAACGCTTATTCTCAAGATAAAATTGGTATTGTTTATGGTAATGCAAAAGTAACGGACACAATTAGCAATACATCCTATATATTTTATGATAAGTTTCTTCAAAGTAAAAAAACAACCTCACCTACAGATGGCTTTATTTACAAAGAAATACTCAACCACTCAAACACCATTTGCTCTGTAAGCGCTTTAATTAACACTGCTTTATTTAAAAAACTAGGAGGCTATGATGAAAATCTAGCTTATGAAGATTATGACTTATGGCTGAGAGTAGCACGAAAATACAGTATACTATATGTCGATAAAATTTTAGTAGAAAGAATAAAATTAAAGACTTCTTTAGGAAACATAAATTACCAAATATTTAGTAAAAAGGCCCTACAATTTAAATACTCTACATACATAATTGTAAAAAAGACCTTAAAAATGAATTTGACTAAAGAAGAAGATTTAGCTTCTATTCAAAAAATAAAGATAGAGGTAAAACAAAACTGGAAAGTTCTAAACGTTTTATTAATTGCAAAATATTATATTTTATTACTCAAATTAAAATTTAGAAAATAA
- a CDS encoding acyltransferase, with amino-acid sequence MIGKIVFRLDNWIKRLIYKQYSNNPNIHGDYESFQPIVFKGKGEVRMGDNVKFGVVNSPFFHNTYAYVEARTSVSEITIGSNTHMNNAVSIIAEKKIIIGSNVLIGYNCSIMDSNFHNLAPEKRHESDPRPESVIIQDNVFIGNDVTILKGVCLEENVVVAARSVVTKSFPKNSVIGGCPAVIIGKV; translated from the coding sequence ATGATTGGTAAAATAGTTTTTAGATTAGATAATTGGATTAAACGACTTATTTATAAGCAATACAGTAATAATCCAAATATACATGGTGATTATGAATCATTTCAGCCGATAGTTTTTAAGGGAAAAGGAGAGGTTAGAATGGGAGATAATGTTAAATTTGGAGTTGTTAACTCTCCTTTTTTTCATAATACATATGCATATGTTGAGGCTAGAACTAGTGTTTCTGAAATTACTATAGGGAGCAATACCCACATGAATAATGCCGTTTCAATTATTGCAGAAAAAAAAATTATAATCGGTAGCAATGTTCTTATCGGTTATAATTGTAGTATTATGGATAGTAATTTTCACAATCTAGCTCCTGAAAAACGACATGAAAGTGATCCTAGACCTGAATCGGTTATAATTCAGGATAATGTTTTTATCGGGAACGATGTAACAATTTTGAAAGGCGTTTGTTTAGAGGAAAATGTGGTTGTTGCCGCACGATCAGTAGTCACAAAAAGTTTTCCTAAGAATTCCGTTATTGGTGGTTGCCCTGCAGTAATTATTGGAAAGGTTTAG